The following coding sequences are from one Musa acuminata AAA Group cultivar baxijiao chromosome BXJ2-4, Cavendish_Baxijiao_AAA, whole genome shotgun sequence window:
- the LOC135610919 gene encoding pre-mRNA-splicing factor ATP-dependent RNA helicase DEAH1-like isoform X2 translates to MADESYLRTWVSDKLMSLMGYSKGVVVQYVIRLSKESPSPADLMCKLVEFGFSSSTETRSFAEEIYAKVPHKKTGPSNYQKAEKEATQFAKKQRSYKLLDADDEDIDSHAPANHVDSQMEKVGSHRKRFRKKSQTDDAEDDEVIRQEGNDRQVRSRTSKVDEDDDEVESEEERRRDQEERAQLEKNIRERDAAGTRKLTEPKLTKEEEEDQIRRFKALEDDDTSELRKVSRQVYLQKRRDQKLVELRDEIIDHDYIFEGVKLTEAEERELRYKKKIYELASEHLEDVDNINEYRMPEAYDQEGGVNQERRFAAAMLRYRDAGAGEKMDPFAEQEEWENYQSGKANLKYGSKDKKQASADYQYVFEDGVDFIKESIMDGVNYKDEMPSEDPDDSIAKTALHKLQEERKTLPIYPYREQLLQAVQDHQVLVIVGETGSGKTTQIPQYLHEAGYTKRGQVGCTQPRRVAAMSVAARVSQEMGVKLGHEVGYSIRFEDCTSEKTIMKYMTDGMLLREFLSEPDLASYSVIMVDEAHERTLSTDILFGLVKDISRFRKDLKLLISSATLDAEKFSDYFDSAPIFKIPGRRYPVEIHFTTAPEADYIDAAIVTVLQIHVTQPPGDILVFLTGQEEIETIDEILKHRTRGLGTKIAELIICPIYANLPTELQAKIFEPTPEGARKVVLATNIAETSLTIDGIKYVVDPGFCKIKSFNPRTGMESLLVNPISKASAMQRAGRSGRTGPGKCFRLYTAYNFQNDLDDNAVPEIQRTNLANVVLTLKSLGINDLVNFDFMDPPPSEALLKALEQLYALNALNSRGELTKTGRRMAEFPLDPMLSKMIVASEKYKCSEEVISISSMLSVGNSIFYRPKDKQVHADNARMNFHTGNVGDHIALLNVYNSWKETNYSTQWCYENYIQVRSMKRARDIRDQLEGLLERVEIEPTSNLSDLDAVKKAITSGFFHHSAKLQKTGAYKTVKNPQTVYIHPSSGLAEVLPRWVIYHELVLTTKEYMRQVIELKPEWLIEIAPHFYQMKDVEDAATKKLPRGKGRAAD, encoded by the exons ATGGCGGATGAAAGCTACTTGAGGACATGGGTCTCAGATAAGCTTATGTCTTTGATGGGTTACTCCAAGGGTGTAGTTGTTCAGTATGTCATTAGATTAT CTAAAGAGTCACCCTCGCCTGCTGATCTTATGTGTAAACTCGTAGAGTTTGGGTTTTCTTCGTCAACAGAAACTCGCTCCTTTGCTGAAGAGATATATGCAAAAGTTCCACATAAGAAGACTGGTCCTAGT AATTATCAGAAAGCTGAAAAGGAAGCAACTCAATTTGCAAAAAAACAGAGGAGCTACAAACTTCTGGATGCTGATGATGAGGACATAGACAGCCATGCACCAGCCAATCATGTAGATTCTCAGATGGAGAAAGTGGGTTCTCATCGAAAGCGCTTTAGAAAGAAGAGCCAGACCGATGATGCTGAAGATGATGAG GTTATTAGACAAGAAGGGAATGACCGACAGGTTCGAAGTCGTACATCAAAGgtagatgaagatgatgatgaggtTGAG TCAGAAGAAGAGAGAAGACGTGATCAAGAAGAAAGAGCACAATTGGAGAAGAATATCAGAGAAAGAGATGCAGCGGGGACTCGGAAG CTGACAGAGCCAAAGTTAACCAAGGAGGAGGAAG AGGATCAGATTCGGAGGTTCAAGGCTCTGGAGGATGATGATACTTCAGAATTAAG GAAAGTTTCAAGGCAGGTATATTTGCAGAAAAGAAGGGACCAGAAGCTTGTGGAACTACG GGATGAAATTATTGaccatgattatatttttgaggGTGTAAAGTTGACTGAAGCAGAAGAACGTGAACTCAG GtacaaaaagaaaatttatgaACTTGCATCAGAGCACTTAGAGGATGTGGATAACATCAATGAG TATAGAATGCCTGAGGCATATGACCAAGAAGGTGGTGTAAATCAAGAGAGAAGATTTGCGGCAGCTATGCTGCGATACAG GGATGCTGGTGCTGGAGAAAAGATGGACCCCTTTGCTGAACAGGAAGAATGGGAAAACTATCAAAGTG GGAAGGCAAATTTAAAGTATGGTTCGAAGGACAAAAAGCAAGCTTCAGCTGACTATCa GTATGTCTTTGAAGATGGTGTTGACTTCATCAAGGAGTCCATTATGGATGGTGTCAAT TATAAAGATGAGATGCCTTCTGAGGATCCTGATGATTCAATTGCAAAAACTGCGTTGCATAAACTTCAA GAAGAGAGAAAGACTTTGCCAATCTATCCATACCGGGAACAACTGCTTCAGGCAGTTCAAGATCATCAG GTTCTTGTCATTGTTGGAGAAACAGGTTCTGGTAAAACGACTCAAATACCCCAATATTTACATGAGGCTGGATATACAAAACGGGGACAG GTTGGTTGCACTCAGCCACGCCGTGTTGCAGCCATGAGTGTGGCTGCAAGGGTTTCCCAGGAGATGGGAGTCAAACTTGGTCATGAG GTTGGTTATTCTATTCGTTTTGAAGATTGCACATCAGAGAaaactataatgaaatatatgACTGACGGGATGTTGCTTCGGGAATTTCTTAGTGAACCTGACTTAGCTAGTTACAG TGTTATCATGGTGGACGAGGCGCATGAGAGAACATTGTCAACAGACATTTTGTTTGGTTTGGTAAAG GATATATCTCGCTTCCGGAAAGATCTTAAGTTGCTTATATCAAGTGCAACACTTGATGCTGAGAAGTTCAGTGATTATTTTGACTCGGCCCCAATTTTCAAAATACCTGGGAGGCGATATCCTGTTGAGATTCACTTCACAACAGCACCAGAAGCAGACTATATTGATGCTGCCATTGTCACAGTTCTTCAGATACATGTGACACAACCACCTGGAGATATTCTTGTATTTCTCACAGGCCAGGAGGAAATCGAAACAATTGATGAGATTCTTAAGCATAGGACAAGGGGTTTGGGTACAAAGATAGCAGAACTAATAATATGCCCAATCTATGCGAATCTTCCAACTGAGCTTCAAGCAAAAATATTTGAACCTACTCCAGAAGGTGCTCGTAAGGTTGTGTTGGCTACTAATATAGCAGAAACATCACTCACAATTGATGGGATAAAGTACGTTGTTGATCCAGGCTTTTGTAAGATAAAGTCCTTTAATCCACGAACTGGTATGGAATCATTGTTAGTGAATCCAATCTCAAAAGCATCAGCAATGCAAAGGGCTGGGCGGTCTGGACGTACTGGGCCTGGAAAGTGTTTTCGTCTTTATACTGCATATAATTTTCagaatgatcttgatgataaTGCTGTACCAGAAATACAGAGAACCAACCTTGCAAATGTCGTCCTTACACTGAAAAGTCTGGGTATCAATGACTTGGTTAATTTTGATTTTATGGATCCTCCCCCCTCAGAGGCATTACTAAAGGCTCTTGAACAACTTTATGCTCTTAATGCATTAAACAGCCGTGGTGAATTGACCAAGACTGGAAGAAGGATGGCAGAGTTTCCACTAGACCCTATGCTCTCCAAAATGATAGTGGCTTCAGAAAAATACAAGTGCTCCGAGGAGGTTATATCCATCTCCTCAATGTTGTCTGTTGGTAATTCAATTTTCTATCGTCCAAAAGATAAACAAGTGCATGCAGATAATGCGAGGATGAATTTTCACACTGGGAATGTTGGGGATCACATTGCTTTGCTAAAT GTGTACAATTCGTGGAAGGAAACTAACTACTCTACTCAGTGGTGCTATGAAAATTATATTCAG GTTCGCAGCATGAAACGGGCAAGAGATATCAGAGATCAGTTGGAGGGCCTCTTGGAAAGGGTTGAGATAGAGCCAACTTCAAATTTGAGCGACCTGGATGCAGTAAAAAAGGCAATTACATCAG GTTTTTTCCATCATTCAGCAAAGCTGCAAAAAACTGGGGCTTACAAAACTGTGAAAAATCCTCAAACAGTGTACATTCATCCGAGTTCTGGTCTAGCTGAG GTGCTACCACGGTGGGTCATATACCATGAACTTGTCCTTACCACAAAAGAATACATGAGACAG GTTATAGAATTGAAACCAGAGTGGCTGATTGAAATAGCACCTCATTTTTACCAAATGAAGGATGTTGAGGATG CTGCCACAAAGAAATTGCCTCGAGGGAAAGGAAGGGCTGCGGACTAA